One genomic segment of Clavelina lepadiformis chromosome 3, kaClaLepa1.1, whole genome shotgun sequence includes these proteins:
- the LOC143449557 gene encoding uncharacterized protein LOC143449557, with translation MSNGVLRTLNSQWKENGGRSPSHKRQHEDEEMSTPSSSSLKHRAPSNRAPLASKENILAKKPSSHRSAKNFFSSNNNKAKTKNQKLMIYDETAKALKKSKTISTQTETFDERKELMCSETPSEEYWELLAEERRKALQEALEENEQIADDLERKDELIDDLKNEIERLEESSSHAQYLASVIEELTQGLNKEEKDPTVEGMSAKYDVNLSDNDATKDKSLNTTDGNDQFDGNRCELSDGSCSHDSDKENKPVFIPYSSDSDTLDYNTC, from the exons ATGTCGAATGGTGTTTTGAGAACGCTGAACTCACAGTGGAAGGAAAATGGTGGAAGATCTCCTAGTCACAAG CGACAACATGAAGATGAGGAGATGTCCACACCATCGTCGTCGTCACTCAAGCATCGAGCTCCTTCCAACAGAGCCCCTTTGGCAAGCAAAGAAAATATATT AGCCAAAAAGCCATCTAGTCACAGATCCGCCAAGAACTTTTTCTCCTCGAATAACAACAAAGCAAAGACTAAAAACCAAAAACTGATGATTTATGACGAAACTGCCAAAGCATTAAAAAAG AGCAAAACAATCTCAACACAAACTGAAACGTTCGATGAAAGAAAAGAATTAATGTGTAGTGAGACACCTAGTGAGGAATATTGGGAGCTTTTGGCCGAAGAAAGACGAAAGGCGCTCCAGGAAGCTCTGGAAGAGAATGAACAG ATTGCTGATGACTTGGAGAGAAAAGACGAACTGATCGACgacttaaaaaatgaaatcgaACGATTAGAAGAAAGTTCCTCCCATGCCCAGTACCTGGCATCCGTTATCGAGGAGCTAACTCAAGGCCTCAATAAAGaag AAAAGGATCCTACCGTTGAGGGCATGTCTGCAAAATATGACGTAAATCTAAGCGATAATGACGCGACAAAAGACAAGTCCTTAAACACAACCGACGGCAATGACCAGTTCGACGGAAACCGTTGTGAGCTATCTGATGGTTCCTGCAGCCACGACAGCGACAAAGAGAATAAACCAGTGTTCATTCCGTATTCATCAGACTCGGACACATTGGATTACAAcacatgctga